The following coding sequences are from one Thermaerobacter subterraneus DSM 13965 window:
- the frr gene encoding ribosome recycling factor yields MIEDILRETRERMEARVENFRRELAGVRAGRATPALLEKIRVDYYGTPMPIHQLATITAPEPRMLVVQPWDKGVMGEIERAIAKSDLGVNPSSDGQVIRIVLPPLTEETRNELVKRVRKMAEEERVAVRNLRRQANEDLKDLEDEGFSEDEIRRAQEKVQELTDRIIARIDELLAAKEKEIREV; encoded by the coding sequence GTGATCGAGGACATCCTCCGGGAGACCCGGGAACGGATGGAGGCGCGGGTGGAGAACTTCCGCCGGGAACTGGCCGGGGTCCGGGCGGGCCGGGCTACGCCGGCCCTGCTGGAGAAGATCCGGGTCGACTACTACGGCACGCCCATGCCCATCCACCAGCTGGCCACCATCACCGCACCGGAGCCGCGGATGCTGGTGGTCCAGCCCTGGGACAAGGGTGTGATGGGCGAGATCGAGCGGGCCATCGCCAAGTCGGACCTGGGGGTGAACCCCTCCAGCGACGGCCAGGTCATCCGCATCGTGCTGCCGCCGCTGACGGAGGAAACCCGCAACGAGCTGGTCAAGCGGGTACGCAAGATGGCGGAGGAAGAGCGGGTGGCCGTGCGCAACCTGCGCCGCCAGGCCAATGAGGACCTCAAGGACCTGGAGGACGAGGGCTTTTCCGAGGACGAGATCCGCCGCGCCCAGGAAAAGGTGCAGGAGCTGACGGACCGGATCATCGCCCGCATCGACGAGCTGCTGGCCGCCAAGGAGAAGGAGATCCGCGAGGTGTGA
- the pyrH gene encoding UMP kinase produces the protein MPRPRYRRIMLKLSGEMLAGGGYGIDPDVVDSIARQVREVVDLGVQVAIVVGGGNIWRGVQGSAKGIDRATSDYMGMLATVINALALQDALEKHGVDTRVQTAIEMKEVAEPYIRRRAIRHLEKGRVVIFAAGTGNPYFSTDTTAALRAAEIEAEIFFKATKEDGIYDADPRLDPNARKIDEIDYLEMLNRGLRVMDSTATSLCMENNIPIRVFDLSVPGNVRRAVLGENIGTYVRGEPR, from the coding sequence ATGCCGCGCCCCCGCTATCGGCGGATCATGCTGAAGCTGTCAGGTGAGATGCTGGCCGGCGGCGGGTACGGCATCGACCCCGATGTCGTCGACTCCATCGCCCGCCAGGTGCGGGAGGTGGTCGACCTGGGCGTCCAGGTGGCCATCGTGGTCGGCGGGGGCAACATCTGGCGGGGCGTGCAGGGCAGCGCCAAGGGCATCGACCGGGCCACCTCCGACTACATGGGGATGCTGGCCACGGTGATCAATGCCCTGGCGCTGCAGGACGCGCTGGAGAAGCACGGTGTCGACACCCGGGTCCAGACGGCCATCGAGATGAAGGAGGTGGCCGAGCCCTACATCCGGCGGCGGGCCATCCGCCACCTGGAGAAGGGGCGGGTGGTGATCTTCGCCGCCGGGACGGGGAACCCGTACTTCTCCACCGATACCACGGCGGCGCTGCGGGCCGCCGAGATCGAGGCGGAGATCTTCTTCAAGGCGACCAAGGAAGACGGCATCTACGACGCGGACCCGCGCCTGGATCCCAACGCGCGCAAGATCGACGAGATCGACTACCTGGAGATGCTCAACCGCGGCCTGCGGGTGATGGATTCGACGGCCACGTCCCTGTGCATGGAGAACAACATCCCCATCCGGGTGTTTGATCTCAGCGTCCCCGGCAACGTGCGCCGGGCCGTTCTGGGCGAGAACATCGGTACATACGTCAGGGGGGAGCCCCGGTGA
- the tsf gene encoding translation elongation factor Ts: protein MAVSAKQVAELRARTGAGMMDCKKALEEAGGDLDKAAQLLREWGMAAAAKKAGRETAEGLVHAYIHGQGRIGVLIEVNCETDFVAATDDFRQLVHELAMQVAATAPQYVRRDDVPAEVVEQEREVLRRQAEAEGKPAHIVDKIVEGRLDKFFSQVCLEEQPYIRDDSITVGDLIKQAIAKLGENIRVRRFVRFELGGA from the coding sequence ATGGCGGTCAGCGCAAAGCAGGTGGCGGAACTGCGGGCGCGCACCGGCGCCGGCATGATGGACTGCAAGAAGGCCCTGGAAGAGGCGGGCGGTGATCTGGACAAGGCGGCCCAGCTGCTGCGCGAGTGGGGGATGGCGGCCGCCGCCAAGAAGGCCGGCCGGGAGACGGCGGAAGGCCTGGTCCACGCCTACATCCACGGCCAGGGCCGCATCGGCGTGCTGATCGAGGTGAACTGCGAGACGGACTTCGTGGCGGCCACCGACGACTTCCGGCAGCTGGTCCACGAGCTGGCCATGCAGGTGGCGGCCACGGCGCCCCAGTACGTGCGGCGCGACGACGTGCCGGCCGAGGTGGTGGAGCAGGAGCGGGAGGTTTTGCGCCGCCAGGCCGAGGCCGAGGGCAAGCCGGCCCACATCGTCGACAAGATCGTCGAGGGGCGGCTGGACAAGTTCTTCAGCCAGGTCTGCCTGGAGGAGCAGCCCTACATCCGCGACGACTCCATCACCGTGGGGGACCTGATCAAGCAGGCGATCGCCAAGCTGGGTGAGAACATCCGGGTGCGGCGGTTCGTCCGCTTCGAGCTGGGCGGCGCCTGA
- the rpsB gene encoding 30S ribosomal protein S2 — translation MPVVAMKQLLEAGVHFGHQTRRWNPKMRPYIFMERNGIYIIDLQKTVRLLDEAYHFVRELVAQGGRILFVGTKKQAREAIAEEATRCGEFYINERWLGGTLTNFATIRTRIDRLAELEQMEAEGHFDRLPKKEVARLLREKEKLEKYLGGIKGMKDLPDAVYVVDPRKEKIAVSEARKLGIPVVAIVDTNCDPEEVDYVIPGNDDAIRAVRLITGKIADAVLEGKQGVQVVEA, via the coding sequence GTGCCGGTCGTGGCCATGAAGCAACTGCTGGAAGCGGGTGTGCACTTCGGCCATCAGACCCGCCGGTGGAATCCCAAGATGCGCCCCTACATCTTCATGGAGCGCAACGGGATCTACATCATTGATCTGCAGAAGACGGTGCGCCTCCTGGACGAGGCGTACCACTTCGTCCGCGAGCTGGTCGCCCAGGGCGGCCGCATTCTTTTTGTGGGGACGAAGAAGCAGGCGCGCGAGGCCATCGCCGAGGAGGCCACGCGCTGCGGCGAGTTCTACATCAACGAGCGCTGGCTGGGCGGCACCCTGACCAACTTCGCCACCATCCGCACCCGCATCGACCGGCTGGCGGAGCTGGAGCAGATGGAAGCCGAGGGCCACTTCGACCGGCTGCCCAAGAAGGAAGTGGCGCGCCTGTTGCGGGAGAAGGAGAAGCTGGAGAAGTACCTGGGCGGCATCAAGGGCATGAAGGACCTGCCCGACGCCGTCTACGTGGTCGACCCCCGCAAGGAGAAGATCGCTGTCTCCGAGGCGCGCAAGCTGGGCATCCCCGTGGTGGCCATCGTGGACACCAACTGCGATCCCGAAGAGGTCGACTACGTGATCCCCGGCAACGACGACGCCATCCGCGCCGTCCGGCTGATCACGGGCAAGATCGCCGACGCGGTGCTGGAGGGCAAGCAGGGCGTCCAGGTGGTCGAGGCCTGA
- a CDS encoding FliA/WhiG family RNA polymerase sigma factor codes for MSAELKQRQERAELWRRYRTAADPESWEALIREHLPLVRYLAGRLVVHLPPQVELDDLISYGIFGLMEAIKRYDPSRGVKFETYAYTRIRGAMLDGLRAMDWVPQGLRRRAREVEACYRRLENRLGRPAEDAEVAAELGLTPDEFGELLKDLARTTVISLDDVLRSESDDPAAVLDRLADPGAADPLAAATLADLRQRLAQALAVLPERERLVITLYYYEGLTVKEIAEVMGVSPSRVSQLHTRAILRLRARLGGDGG; via the coding sequence GTGTCCGCGGAGTTGAAACAGCGGCAGGAGCGGGCGGAACTGTGGCGGCGGTACCGGACGGCGGCGGATCCCGAGAGCTGGGAAGCCCTGATCCGGGAGCACCTGCCTCTGGTCCGCTACCTGGCGGGGCGGTTGGTCGTCCACCTGCCCCCCCAGGTGGAGCTGGACGATCTCATCAGCTACGGCATCTTCGGCCTGATGGAGGCCATCAAGCGCTACGACCCTTCCCGGGGGGTGAAGTTCGAAACCTACGCCTACACCCGGATCCGCGGCGCCATGCTGGACGGCCTGCGGGCCATGGACTGGGTACCCCAGGGCCTGCGCCGGCGGGCCCGGGAGGTGGAGGCCTGCTACCGGCGGCTGGAGAACCGGCTGGGCCGGCCTGCCGAGGATGCCGAGGTGGCGGCGGAGCTGGGGCTGACACCTGATGAATTCGGCGAGCTCCTCAAGGACCTGGCCCGCACCACCGTGATCTCCCTGGACGACGTGCTGCGCAGCGAGTCCGACGACCCGGCGGCGGTGCTGGACCGGCTGGCCGATCCCGGGGCGGCCGACCCCCTGGCGGCCGCCACCCTGGCCGACCTGCGCCAGCGCCTGGCCCAGGCCCTGGCGGTCCTGCCCGAGCGGGAGCGGCTGGTGATCACCCTTTACTATTATGAAGGCTTGACCGTCAAGGAGATCGCCGAGGTCATGGGGGTCAGCCCGTCACGGGTTTCCCAGCTGCACACCCGGGCCATCCTGCGCTTGCGGGCCCGCCTGGGCGGGGACGGGGGGTGA
- a CDS encoding flagellar brake protein — protein sequence MDRVEPLPLETNHPVEVTFVGEAPPGHGPGPYRTHVLGTAAEGLVLALPMARQRWVLPRPGQAVKVVYRDPQDREAARGLFGFVSAVAGARVEPEPELVVAWPRRVERVQRRQWVRIDLRLPVRIERRGDPAQVVEGRTLDVSGGGCRAQLSRPVPPGELVRVDLAFPGWAAQATARVVRVEPGDGPVVGLEFVEIDPRVQDRIAGFILAEQARRRRVLG from the coding sequence ATGGACCGGGTGGAGCCTTTGCCGCTGGAGACCAACCATCCGGTGGAGGTGACCTTCGTCGGCGAAGCGCCGCCGGGCCACGGTCCGGGGCCCTACCGCACCCACGTCCTGGGGACGGCGGCGGAGGGGCTGGTCCTGGCCCTGCCCATGGCCCGGCAGCGCTGGGTGCTGCCCCGGCCCGGCCAGGCGGTCAAGGTGGTGTACCGGGACCCCCAGGACCGGGAGGCGGCCCGGGGCCTCTTCGGCTTCGTCAGCGCCGTGGCCGGCGCCCGGGTGGAACCGGAGCCGGAGCTGGTGGTGGCCTGGCCCCGGCGGGTGGAGCGGGTGCAGCGGCGGCAGTGGGTCCGGATCGACCTGCGCCTCCCGGTGCGCATCGAGCGGCGCGGCGATCCGGCTCAGGTCGTGGAAGGCCGGACCCTGGACGTCAGCGGCGGCGGTTGCCGGGCCCAGCTGTCCCGGCCCGTGCCCCCGGGCGAACTGGTGCGGGTCGACCTGGCCTTCCCCGGCTGGGCCGCCCAGGCCACGGCCCGGGTGGTGCGGGTGGAACCCGGCGACGGGCCGGTGGTGGGCCTGGAGTTTGTGGAGATCGACCCGCGGGTGCAGGACCGGATCGCCGGGTTCATCCTGGCGGAGCAGGCCCGGCGGCGCCGGGTGCTGGGCTGA
- a CDS encoding MinD/ParA family protein codes for MASAAPGPAEQARAVLVASGKGGVGKSNLSLNLAIAARRLERRVLLLDADVGLGNAEILAGVSAPLHLGDVLAGRCTLEQAVVGGPGGVDLLAGGHGLGELPPVDGLRWRHVLGQLAGRRWDLVVIDGGAGVGGPVRPQLLAARELLVVTTPEPTALADAYAVIKLVAAGGQGLPPRLWVVVNQVQRAAEGQAAFARLASVCRRFLGVEPHLLGLVPHDPRVREAVQRQVPLLLAAPHSPAARAVEAMARHLLGCPPPAAGGLLAYLARLWPGRGAPPGREAAGGPVAG; via the coding sequence ATGGCTTCAGCGGCACCGGGGCCGGCTGAACAAGCGCGGGCGGTACTGGTGGCCAGCGGCAAGGGTGGGGTCGGCAAGAGCAACCTCAGCCTCAACCTGGCCATCGCCGCCCGCCGGCTGGAACGGAGGGTGCTGCTCCTGGACGCCGACGTGGGCCTGGGCAATGCGGAGATCCTGGCCGGGGTGTCGGCACCCCTGCACCTGGGCGACGTGCTGGCGGGCCGGTGCACCCTGGAGCAGGCGGTGGTGGGCGGCCCCGGGGGCGTCGACCTCCTGGCAGGGGGCCACGGGCTGGGCGAGCTGCCGCCGGTGGACGGGCTGCGGTGGCGGCATGTGCTGGGCCAGCTGGCGGGCCGCCGCTGGGACCTGGTGGTGATCGACGGCGGTGCGGGGGTGGGAGGTCCCGTGCGGCCCCAGCTGCTGGCGGCGCGGGAGCTTTTGGTGGTGACCACGCCCGAGCCCACCGCCCTGGCCGACGCCTACGCCGTGATCAAGCTGGTGGCGGCCGGGGGGCAGGGGCTCCCGCCCCGCCTGTGGGTGGTCGTCAACCAGGTGCAGCGGGCGGCGGAGGGGCAGGCGGCCTTCGCCCGGCTGGCCAGCGTGTGCCGGCGGTTCTTGGGCGTAGAGCCGCACCTGCTCGGCCTGGTGCCTCATGATCCCCGGGTGCGGGAGGCCGTGCAGCGGCAGGTGCCCCTCCTGCTGGCGGCGCCCCACAGTCCTGCTGCCCGCGCTGTGGAAGCCATGGCCCGCCACCTGCTGGGGTGCCCTCCGCCCGCCGCCGGAGGCTTGCTGGCCTACCTGGCCCGGCTCTGGCCGGGCCGCGGGGCGCCTCCCGGCCGGGAAGCCGCCGGCGGGCCGGTCGCGGGCTAG
- a CDS encoding flagellar GTP-binding protein: protein MKIKRFRAPDMRTALEQVRAEMGRDAVILQSRSVRGRGIWAWLGRGRRWVEVTAAWDGPDPGSGREAPTGAGSPGPALASAPARAPVPARSPVPQAAAGDSPVPPGGLRIDVAVGEGPLVPPPGGAPAPAGHPRAVQGPRPEPVAGTAQLEGARWPQAVHAAQGPAPLRDGPPASAVGPLRFPPAGRPLAGVVAVLGPTGAGKTTTVAKLAARAVLDEGRDVALLAADTYRLGATRSLAAYAELLGLPLAVAYSPGEAAAWVAGLPWEEPGGGLARAAAAPVVAASRGIAGTTAGDEAPEPHAGDRGPAGPGAQPVLPSGGAGGGPLALVDTAGRNLLLPEVAAELATLLSAVRPWRVLLVVPATLAPAEAAALVAVGRQLGATDLVLTKLDECLDPAAALSRAARWGLPLALVGCGQRVPDDLLPGTQQVLASWLGARPGQVAGTGGGSGHGFSGTGAG from the coding sequence GTGAAGATCAAGCGCTTCCGGGCTCCCGACATGCGCACGGCCCTTGAGCAGGTGCGGGCCGAAATGGGGCGCGACGCCGTGATCCTGCAGTCCCGGTCCGTCCGGGGGCGGGGGATCTGGGCGTGGCTGGGGCGGGGCCGGCGCTGGGTGGAGGTTACCGCCGCCTGGGACGGGCCGGATCCAGGGTCCGGGCGGGAGGCACCCACGGGTGCCGGCTCGCCCGGCCCGGCCCTGGCTTCGGCTCCGGCCCGGGCCCCGGTCCCGGCCCGCTCCCCGGTCCCACAGGCCGCGGCGGGCGACAGCCCCGTGCCGCCTGGTGGCCTCCGCATCGACGTGGCGGTAGGGGAGGGGCCCCTGGTGCCTCCCCCAGGCGGGGCGCCGGCCCCCGCCGGCCACCCCAGGGCCGTCCAAGGACCAAGGCCGGAGCCGGTAGCCGGGACGGCGCAGCTGGAAGGGGCCAGATGGCCGCAGGCGGTGCATGCCGCCCAGGGGCCCGCGCCCCTTCGTGACGGGCCGCCAGCCTCGGCGGTCGGGCCCTTGCGGTTCCCTCCCGCGGGGCGGCCCCTGGCGGGAGTGGTCGCCGTCCTGGGACCCACGGGAGCCGGCAAGACCACCACCGTGGCCAAGCTGGCTGCCCGGGCCGTGCTGGACGAGGGCCGGGACGTGGCCCTGCTGGCGGCCGACACCTACCGTCTGGGAGCCACCCGCTCCCTGGCGGCCTACGCCGAGCTCTTGGGCTTGCCGCTGGCTGTGGCCTACTCCCCCGGCGAGGCGGCGGCCTGGGTTGCGGGCCTGCCCTGGGAGGAACCCGGCGGCGGACTCGCCCGGGCGGCGGCAGCGCCGGTGGTGGCGGCGAGCCGCGGCATCGCCGGGACCACGGCCGGGGACGAGGCGCCGGAGCCGCACGCGGGGGACCGTGGTCCGGCCGGCCCCGGGGCCCAGCCCGTTCTTCCGTCCGGGGGAGCGGGGGGCGGCCCGCTGGCGCTGGTGGACACGGCCGGGCGCAACCTGCTCCTGCCCGAGGTGGCCGCCGAGCTGGCCACCCTGCTGTCGGCGGTGCGCCCCTGGCGGGTGCTGCTGGTCGTGCCGGCCACGCTGGCACCGGCCGAGGCGGCCGCACTGGTGGCAGTGGGGCGGCAGCTGGGGGCAACGGATCTGGTGCTGACCAAGCTGGACGAGTGCCTCGACCCGGCCGCCGCGCTGAGCCGGGCCGCCCGCTGGGGCCTGCCCCTGGCCCTGGTGGGCTGCGGGCAGCGGGTGCCCGACGACCTCCTGCCCGGCACCCAACAGGTTCTGGCGTCGTGGCTGGGCGCCCGCCCAGGACAGGTGGCGGGGACAGGGGGAGGGTCAGGCCATGGCTTCAGCGGCACCGGGGCCGGCTGA